The Solanum pennellii chromosome 7, SPENNV200 DNA segment ATGACTTACCATTAGAGTCTATCAAAgtaatatttaaattcatgcTACTAAAACTTTACACCTTCTTCTACGGTGTCCAATTGAATATcctttgtcaaaaaaatatattgtatatacaaGTACTATAAAATGATACACAAAGTGAGTAAATGACAtattttggacacccttaaCACAATAGGTTATCATAGCTAAATGGTTTTAAACCGCTTAGATGGGTTCTAGACGTCTTGAATGGGCTAGTATTTGTGTGTGACACCCTTCGTAAAATTTCTAGCTTCGCCACTGCGTTATttcatttaagaaattttgtagAGCTGGTCATATTCAACCAGTAGTATATGCATTTGGTTCTTGGTCAATGTTAGTAACCTAACACTAATGTactctatatataaaaaagataatagAAAATGCATACCTGATTTTATACTTATGATACCTTGATTACAGTAGTTATCATTTTCCCTTCTCGATtctcataacgagatcaaccagAATGTGAGCTAGAGAAAAGttaaaattcaatatcaattggCTAGAGTCTCGTGCTAATAACACATTGTTAAACATAATCAATATACTATAAGACAATCTATGCAAGAGATATGGAGAGTAAAATGTAGAGATCATCTTATTCAAAAGTCTTCAAGTATCTCATGTGTCTCCCTGAATGAATAATCCTATTTATAGGTTGAGAAATACtccaaaatcatcatataaaatgtCATATTCCCtccatttcattttatgtgaaaCTTTTTGAATTTCGAGATTCAGACAAGTTTATCTTTGATCGTAATTTTTTCATAgatcttttaaacattttgaggaaaattattttagattatattattttttacgtaatttacaaatatataaatttcatttgaaaaaacTTGAACATTTCTTGCACAAATTTTCGGTCAAACTTAAACTGACTGActctcaaaaaagaaaaaatgtcacTAAATTAGGACAAcagaaataataaatagatacattttTATCCAATAAAGGTTCATCAAACCTAGCAAATATAACTAAGTAATTAATGTATTAACTCAATAGACAATCCACTcgttcaatgaatttataataaaaccaaataaaaatcatcctctttattaaatctaaaatatatttgatatggTTAAGATCCTttaattccatttttttttaaaaaaaattattgataccCCTTTccctaatttaattaaaattagacCAAATCTCACTCACTTCAATTAAACCAATTGAAAAATTACAAGAAGGAAGTTTTGGGCTAATCTCGCACTTCTAGATTTCCTCTCTGCACCAGAAACTACGAACATGTCTTCGAAGATCATGCTGAAACCTAAGGGGAAGAACACCAAGAAAGCTGCGGCGGCGGACGAGGACGACGGAGCAGTGGCGGCGGTGGGAAAGTTCGTGAAGGAGTGGGGGACATGGACAGCAAAGAAAGCTAAAGTTGTCACCCATTATGGTTTCATCCCTCTTGTCATCATCATTGGCATGAATTCTGAACCAAAACCC contains these protein-coding regions:
- the LOC107024429 gene encoding mitochondrial import receptor subunit TOM7-1, with the translated sequence MSSKIMLKPKGKNTKKAAAADEDDGAVAAVGKFVKEWGTWTAKKAKVVTHYGFIPLVIIIGMNSEPKPSLSQLLSPV